From a single Meiothermus sp. Pnk-1 genomic region:
- the ilvC gene encoding ketol-acid reductoisomerase encodes MKIYYDSDADLGFIKDKTVAILGFGSQGHAHALNLRDSGIRVVVGLRPGSRNEAKARGAGLEVLPVAEAVKKADVVMVLLPDETQGKVYREEIEPALKEGAALAFAHGFNIHFGQIKPRPDLDVWMVAPKGPGHLVRSEYEKGSGVPSLVAVYQDASGSALPTALAYAKANGGTRAGTIQTTFKDETETDLFGEQTVLCGGLTQLIAAGFETLVEAGYPPEMAYFECLHEVKLIVDLIYESGFAGMRYSISNTAEYGDYTRGPMVVSREETKARMREVLRQIQQGEFAREWMLENQAGQPVLNANRNYWKSHPIEVVGPKLRAMMPFLKSRFSKEEVAGD; translated from the coding sequence GTGAAGATCTATTACGACTCCGACGCAGACTTGGGCTTCATCAAGGACAAGACCGTGGCCATCCTGGGCTTCGGTTCGCAGGGCCACGCCCATGCGCTAAACCTGCGCGACTCGGGCATCCGGGTAGTGGTGGGGCTGCGCCCCGGCAGCCGCAACGAGGCCAAGGCCCGGGGGGCGGGGCTCGAGGTGCTCCCCGTCGCCGAAGCGGTGAAGAAGGCCGACGTGGTGATGGTGCTGCTTCCCGACGAGACCCAGGGCAAGGTCTACCGCGAGGAGATCGAGCCGGCCCTCAAGGAGGGCGCGGCGCTGGCCTTCGCCCACGGCTTCAACATCCACTTCGGCCAGATTAAGCCCCGGCCCGACCTCGACGTGTGGATGGTGGCCCCCAAGGGCCCCGGCCACCTGGTGCGCAGCGAGTACGAGAAAGGCTCGGGGGTGCCCAGCCTGGTCGCCGTCTACCAAGACGCTTCCGGCTCGGCCCTGCCCACCGCGCTGGCCTACGCCAAGGCCAACGGCGGCACCCGCGCCGGGACCATCCAGACCACTTTCAAGGACGAGACCGAGACCGACCTCTTCGGCGAGCAGACGGTGCTGTGCGGCGGTCTGACCCAGCTCATCGCCGCGGGCTTCGAGACGCTGGTAGAGGCCGGGTACCCGCCCGAGATGGCCTACTTCGAGTGCCTGCACGAGGTCAAGCTCATTGTGGACCTGATCTACGAATCTGGGTTTGCGGGGATGCGCTACTCCATCTCCAACACCGCCGAGTACGGCGACTACACCCGTGGCCCGATGGTGGTGAGCCGCGAGGAGACCAAGGCCCGCATGCGCGAGGTGCTGCGGCAAATCCAGCAGGGCGAGTTCGCCCGGGAGTGGATGCTAGAGAACCAGGCCGGCCAGCCCGTGCTCAACGCCAACCGCAACTACTGGAAGAGCCACCCCATCGAGGTTGTCGGCCCCAAACTCAGGGCCATGATGCCCTTCCTCAAGTCGCGCTTCTCCAAAGAAGAGGTAGCTGGGGACTGA
- a CDS encoding trans-aconitate 2-methyltransferase, with protein MPRALQEKSTPEQIRARFDADVERFSNLETGQSATIDAPLVLELLAQTALALVPEPKRLLDVGCGAGNNTLKILQRYPHIACDLLDLSAAMLERARERVSQVTDAPLRTFQADFRTAPLEDDAYDLIVAAAVLHHLRDEADWEAAFAKLYRITAPGGALLVSDLVTHAHPAVHALMWNRYGQYLTNLGGEAYREKVFAYIDLEDSPRSLGFQMELLRRVGYREVEVLHKNSVFAAFYALK; from the coding sequence ATGCCTCGAGCCCTTCAGGAAAAATCCACCCCCGAGCAGATCCGCGCCCGTTTCGACGCGGACGTGGAGCGCTTCTCCAACCTCGAGACCGGCCAGTCCGCCACCATCGACGCGCCGCTGGTGCTGGAGTTGTTGGCGCAGACCGCGCTGGCCTTGGTGCCTGAGCCTAAACGCCTCCTCGACGTGGGTTGCGGCGCCGGGAACAACACCTTGAAGATCCTCCAGCGTTACCCTCATATTGCCTGTGACCTTCTCGACCTGAGCGCTGCCATGCTCGAGCGGGCCAGGGAGCGGGTTTCCCAGGTAACCGATGCTCCGCTTCGCACTTTTCAGGCGGACTTCCGCACCGCGCCGCTCGAGGACGACGCCTACGACCTGATCGTCGCGGCGGCGGTGCTCCACCACCTACGCGACGAGGCCGACTGGGAGGCCGCTTTTGCCAAACTCTACCGCATCACCGCGCCGGGCGGAGCCCTGCTTGTCTCCGACTTGGTGACCCACGCCCACCCTGCCGTACACGCCCTGATGTGGAATCGCTACGGGCAATACCTGACAAACCTGGGAGGAGAGGCTTACCGCGAAAAGGTGTTCGCTTACATAGACCTCGAGGACTCACCCCGCTCCCTCGGCTTCCAGATGGAACTGCTGCGGAGGGTGGGCTATCGCGAAGTGGAAGTGCTGCATAAGAACAGCGTGTTCGCGGCGTTCTATGCGCTGAAGTAA
- the scpB gene encoding SMC-Scp complex subunit ScpB: MHELRPTLLALLFAAGRPLTLEDFAKLGYPKDALLRSLDSLAAELSSGDTGVSLEYVAQGWRLVVHPRHLAAVEQVLRPTPPKLSRAALEVLAIVAYHQPLTRAEIEALRGKSAEGVLDGLLERELVRVVGEKDALGKPKLYGTTERFLITFGLQSLDDLPPMEEGPTLLLRS; encoded by the coding sequence ATGCACGAGCTCCGTCCCACCCTCCTGGCCCTGCTCTTTGCCGCGGGGAGGCCTCTGACCCTCGAGGACTTCGCCAAGCTGGGCTACCCCAAGGACGCCTTGTTACGCTCGCTCGATTCCTTGGCCGCCGAGCTCTCCAGCGGCGACACCGGGGTCAGCCTGGAGTACGTGGCCCAAGGCTGGCGGCTGGTGGTCCACCCTCGCCACCTCGCGGCGGTGGAGCAGGTGCTCCGCCCCACTCCCCCCAAGCTCTCCAGGGCCGCGCTCGAGGTCCTAGCCATCGTGGCTTACCACCAACCCCTGACCCGCGCCGAGATCGAAGCTTTGCGGGGCAAGAGCGCCGAAGGGGTGCTAGATGGGCTCCTCGAGCGCGAGCTGGTACGAGTGGTAGGGGAAAAAGACGCGCTGGGCAAGCCCAAGCTCTACGGAACTACCGAACGCTTTTTGATCACCTTTGGTCTGCAAAGCCTGGACGACTTGCCGCCCATGGAAGAAGGGCCGACCTTGCTGCTGCGCAGTTGA
- a CDS encoding alpha/beta fold hydrolase, whose translation MEQLVLMPGYLAPPAGFRGLARALSRFDVSELERYPTALQAYQAWRARVPRHAHLVAFAEASWAAIHLAAESEARSLSVFSPIVRVDAALEARLRALRTAHATGLAAFVEAAKPWFFGAYFLEYGQQPIAAWAEGLAGLDVGQWIGGMLELPDGRKAVRRLRGPVLVGVGAEDVFTPSRYAQEVADWVPANERGLGAVRVSLEGCGHLAPWENPAEAASLVEGFIQGAGLSGGEAPVWDVG comes from the coding sequence GTGGAGCAGCTCGTCCTGATGCCCGGTTATCTAGCCCCACCCGCAGGCTTTCGTGGGCTGGCCAGGGCGCTTTCGAGATTCGACGTCAGCGAACTCGAGCGCTACCCCACCGCTCTCCAGGCGTACCAAGCGTGGCGGGCGCGGGTCCCGCGCCACGCCCATCTGGTCGCCTTCGCCGAAGCCTCCTGGGCCGCGATCCACCTCGCCGCCGAGAGCGAGGCCCGCAGCCTGAGCGTGTTCAGCCCCATCGTGCGGGTGGATGCCGCGCTCGAGGCCCGGCTGCGAGCCCTAAGAACCGCTCACGCGACAGGGCTCGCGGCGTTTGTGGAAGCGGCCAAGCCCTGGTTCTTCGGGGCGTATTTTCTCGAGTACGGCCAACAGCCCATCGCCGCTTGGGCCGAGGGCCTAGCCGGCTTGGACGTAGGCCAGTGGATCGGGGGAATGCTCGAACTTCCCGATGGGCGAAAAGCTGTGCGGCGGCTAAGAGGCCCGGTGTTGGTAGGGGTCGGGGCCGAGGATGTGTTCACCCCTTCGCGCTACGCTCAGGAAGTGGCGGACTGGGTGCCCGCGAATGAGCGGGGCCTGGGCGCGGTGCGGGTGAGCCTGGAGGGCTGCGGCCACCTAGCCCCCTGGGAGAACCCAGCGGAGGCGGCCTCGTTGGTGGAGGGGTTCATCCAGGGTGCGGGCCTCTCGGGCGGAGAAGCTCCGGTTTGGGACGTGGGCTAA
- the cimA gene encoding citramalate synthase, with protein sequence MIEILDTTLRDGTQGQAVSLSSDDKVAIARRLAAFGVPLIEGGWPGSNPKDAEFFARMKGVDLGQTRLVAFGSTRRKGLRPQDDPSVQAMLEAHTPVVTVVAKSWDFHVAEALEVSLEENLRMIEETYAYLVAQGRRVIHDAEHFFDGFKANRGYALATLEAAVRGGADTLCLCDTNGGSLPEEVAEITRAVVEAFPGVRIGIHPHNDAELAVANALAAIRAGATHVQGTINGYGERCGNLNLTSTIPNLILKYGLELEGIGREKLAELREVSHYVDERANLTPNIRAPYVGDAAFAHKGGIHVSAVLKNPRTYEHVPPEAVGNTRRVLVSDLSGRSNLLAKLAEAGVQVPKETAGALLEEVKQLEHAGYSFEGAEASFYLLAHRLRGGRLPFEVLGFSVFMHANDHRPDTPTWAEATVRVRVGESVQHTAGESAFGPVSALDIAFRKAVQAFYPEIGEIELTDYKMRILSGQEMGTASGVRVVIEMHRAGERWTTVGASRNSLEASLKALTDGYAYALVKVQPVPQD encoded by the coding sequence GTGATCGAAATTCTAGATACCACCCTACGCGACGGCACCCAGGGGCAGGCTGTGAGCCTCTCCAGCGACGACAAGGTGGCCATCGCCCGGCGGCTGGCGGCCTTTGGCGTGCCGCTCATCGAGGGCGGCTGGCCGGGGTCGAACCCCAAGGATGCCGAGTTCTTCGCCCGCATGAAGGGCGTAGACCTAGGCCAGACCCGGCTGGTGGCCTTCGGTTCGACCCGGCGCAAGGGGCTCCGTCCACAGGACGACCCGTCGGTGCAGGCCATGCTGGAGGCCCACACCCCGGTGGTCACGGTGGTGGCCAAGAGCTGGGATTTTCACGTTGCCGAGGCGCTCGAGGTGAGCCTGGAGGAGAACCTGCGCATGATCGAGGAGACCTACGCCTACCTGGTCGCTCAGGGCCGGCGGGTCATCCACGACGCCGAGCACTTCTTCGACGGCTTCAAGGCCAACCGGGGCTATGCCCTGGCGACGCTCGAGGCCGCCGTGCGGGGCGGGGCCGACACGCTGTGTCTGTGCGACACCAACGGCGGCAGCCTGCCCGAGGAGGTCGCCGAGATCACCCGCGCGGTCGTGGAGGCTTTCCCGGGTGTTCGCATCGGCATCCACCCCCACAACGACGCCGAGCTGGCCGTGGCCAACGCCCTGGCCGCCATACGCGCCGGGGCCACCCACGTGCAGGGCACCATCAACGGCTACGGCGAGCGCTGCGGCAACCTCAACCTCACCAGCACCATCCCCAACCTGATCCTCAAGTACGGGCTCGAGCTCGAGGGCATCGGCCGGGAGAAGCTCGCCGAGCTGCGCGAGGTCTCGCACTACGTGGACGAGCGGGCCAACCTCACGCCCAACATCCGCGCACCCTACGTGGGCGACGCGGCCTTCGCCCACAAGGGCGGCATCCACGTCTCGGCGGTGCTGAAGAACCCCCGCACCTACGAGCACGTGCCCCCCGAGGCGGTCGGCAACACAAGGCGGGTACTGGTCTCCGACCTCTCGGGCCGCAGCAACCTGCTGGCCAAGCTGGCCGAGGCCGGGGTGCAGGTGCCCAAGGAGACGGCGGGGGCGCTGTTGGAAGAGGTCAAGCAGCTCGAGCACGCCGGCTACTCCTTCGAGGGCGCCGAGGCCAGCTTCTACCTGCTGGCCCACCGGCTGCGCGGGGGAAGGTTGCCTTTTGAGGTGCTGGGCTTCAGCGTCTTCATGCACGCCAACGACCACCGCCCCGACACCCCTACCTGGGCCGAGGCCACGGTGCGGGTGAGGGTGGGGGAGAGCGTGCAGCACACCGCGGGGGAGAGCGCGTTCGGTCCGGTTTCAGCGCTCGACATCGCCTTCCGCAAGGCGGTGCAGGCCTTCTACCCCGAGATCGGCGAGATCGAGCTCACCGACTACAAGATGCGCATCCTGAGCGGCCAGGAGATGGGCACCGCCAGCGGGGTGCGGGTTGTGATCGAGATGCACCGCGCCGGAGAGCGTTGGACCACCGTGGGCGCCAGCCGCAACAGCCTCGAGGCCTCCCTCAAGGCCCTCACCGACGGCTACGCCTACGCGCTGGTGAAGGTCCAGCCAGTGCCGCAGGATTGA
- a CDS encoding type II secretion system F family protein has protein sequence MPSYQYKARDKQGRMISAVIEADDVRTAARTLRDKGFYIAEIKEPGKGLQAEIKIPGLDRGPGLKDLAIFSRQLATMLSAGLPIVQALAILEKQTEKKTFQAIIKDVRTEVEGGASFSEALARHPKLFNRLYMNLVRAGETSGNLDAILDRLSTFLEKDLELRGKIKSALTYPTIVFVFAIGVTYFLLTGIVPQFASILTSLNAQLPPLTRFLIAVSDFLKSSGLFLLVLAVAGYFAYRAYYRTEQGRRVIDRFKLRMPVFGDLTKKSSLARFSRTFGILISSGVNIVESLDITKGTAGNAVVEDVLEETKVTIQAGEPVHSTLQAYPQVFPPMVSSMVAIGEETGALDTMLQKIGDFYEREVNEAVSSLTAAIEPVMIIFLGVIVGMIVAGMFLPLFQIISTLSGSQ, from the coding sequence ATGCCGAGCTACCAATACAAAGCCCGCGACAAGCAGGGACGGATGATCTCGGCGGTAATCGAGGCCGACGACGTGCGGACTGCAGCCCGGACCCTGCGGGATAAGGGCTTCTATATCGCGGAGATTAAAGAACCCGGTAAAGGGCTTCAGGCGGAGATCAAGATCCCTGGGTTGGACCGGGGGCCGGGCCTCAAGGACCTGGCTATCTTCAGCCGCCAGCTCGCCACCATGCTCTCGGCGGGCTTGCCGATCGTGCAAGCTTTGGCGATTCTGGAAAAGCAAACCGAGAAAAAAACCTTTCAGGCCATCATCAAGGATGTCCGCACCGAGGTCGAGGGCGGAGCCTCCTTCAGCGAGGCTTTAGCCCGTCATCCCAAGCTCTTCAACCGCCTGTACATGAACCTGGTGCGGGCCGGGGAGACCTCGGGCAACCTGGACGCTATCTTGGACCGGCTCTCTACTTTCTTGGAGAAAGACCTCGAGCTGCGGGGCAAGATTAAGTCGGCGCTCACCTACCCCACCATCGTATTTGTGTTCGCCATCGGGGTGACCTACTTCTTGCTCACCGGGATTGTGCCGCAGTTTGCCAGCATCCTCACCTCCCTCAACGCCCAACTGCCCCCGCTGACCCGCTTTCTGATTGCGGTTTCGGATTTTCTAAAGTCGAGCGGGCTTTTCCTGCTGGTCCTGGCCGTAGCCGGATATTTTGCCTACCGCGCCTATTACCGCACCGAGCAGGGGCGGCGGGTCATCGATCGTTTCAAGTTGCGGATGCCGGTCTTCGGTGACCTGACCAAGAAGAGCTCGCTGGCCCGCTTCTCCCGCACCTTTGGGATTCTGATCAGCAGCGGCGTGAACATCGTGGAGTCGCTGGATATCACCAAGGGAACCGCCGGGAACGCTGTGGTGGAAGATGTGCTCGAGGAGACCAAGGTCACCATCCAAGCCGGGGAGCCGGTGCACTCGACGTTGCAAGCCTATCCGCAGGTGTTCCCGCCGATGGTGAGTTCGATGGTGGCTATCGGCGAGGAGACCGGGGCGCTCGATACCATGCTGCAAAAGATCGGCGACTTTTACGAGCGCGAGGTGAACGAGGCGGTCTCGAGCCTCACCGCCGCCATCGAACCGGTGATGATTATCTTCTTGGGGGTGATCGTGGGAATGATTGTGGCGGGGATGTTCCTGCCGCTGTTCCAGATCATCAGCACCCTTTCGGGGAGTCAATAG
- a CDS encoding 2-isopropylmalate synthase: MRHIRIFDTTLRDGEQSPGVALSLQQKLEIAHALARLNVDIIEAGFPVNGASEFECVSRIAREVQGPVICALARTHKLDIERAAAALEPAERRRIHVFTSASRVHLEYMLKKTPEQILELTDEMVRYARQFTDDVEFSAQDVMRADFDFVLRLYDAAIAAGATTINIPDTTGYGTPPEYGALIKRIHDEVVRGRDVHISAHCHDDLGMATANSLAAVENGATQIECTVNGIGERAGNTALEEVVMALYVRRDHYQAETRINTREIYRISRMVERYTGMVVQPNKAIVGDNAFAHESGIHQDGVIKNKETYEIMNAELVGREAAVLVLGKHSGRAAVKKALHDLGYELDEGQMQTVFQRFREIVDRKGPISTEELRALVESETASSAHLFTIEQLQFFSGYGMLPTATVRLKTPKGEVTTTAIGDGPVDAVYKALAEAIEIQPELELYRVEAVTGTTEALGEVTVKLKLGEVMATGHGISPDIIEASARAYLDAANKLVAGQAAKHPPSLDEVQTKGVER, translated from the coding sequence ATGCGCCACATCCGAATCTTCGACACCACGCTTCGGGACGGGGAACAATCCCCTGGCGTAGCCCTTTCGCTGCAGCAGAAGCTCGAGATCGCCCACGCCCTGGCCCGGCTGAATGTGGACATCATCGAGGCGGGCTTCCCGGTCAACGGGGCTAGCGAGTTCGAGTGCGTCTCCCGCATCGCCCGCGAGGTGCAAGGGCCGGTGATCTGTGCCCTGGCCCGTACCCACAAGCTCGACATTGAGCGGGCGGCGGCGGCGCTCGAGCCCGCCGAGCGGCGCCGCATTCACGTCTTCACCAGCGCCAGCCGGGTGCACCTGGAGTACATGCTCAAGAAGACGCCCGAGCAGATCCTCGAGCTCACCGACGAGATGGTGCGCTATGCCCGGCAGTTTACCGACGACGTGGAGTTCAGCGCCCAGGACGTCATGCGCGCCGACTTCGACTTCGTGCTGCGCCTCTACGACGCCGCCATCGCCGCCGGGGCCACCACCATCAACATTCCCGACACCACCGGCTACGGCACCCCGCCGGAGTACGGCGCCCTGATCAAGCGCATCCACGACGAGGTAGTACGCGGGCGCGACGTGCACATCTCCGCCCACTGCCACGACGACTTGGGTATGGCCACCGCCAACAGCCTGGCGGCGGTGGAGAACGGCGCGACCCAGATCGAGTGCACCGTCAACGGCATCGGGGAGCGGGCCGGCAACACCGCTTTGGAAGAGGTGGTGATGGCGCTCTACGTCCGCCGCGACCACTACCAGGCCGAAACCCGGATCAACACCCGCGAGATCTACCGCATCAGCCGCATGGTCGAGCGCTACACCGGCATGGTGGTGCAGCCCAACAAGGCCATCGTGGGGGACAACGCCTTCGCCCACGAGTCGGGCATCCACCAGGACGGGGTGATCAAGAACAAGGAGACCTACGAGATCATGAACGCCGAACTCGTAGGCCGCGAGGCCGCCGTGCTGGTGCTGGGCAAGCACTCGGGCCGGGCCGCGGTCAAGAAGGCCCTGCACGACTTGGGCTACGAGCTCGACGAGGGCCAGATGCAGACCGTCTTCCAGCGCTTCCGCGAGATCGTAGACCGCAAGGGCCCCATCTCCACCGAGGAACTGCGGGCTTTGGTGGAGAGCGAGACCGCGTCCAGCGCGCACCTCTTTACCATCGAACAGCTGCAATTCTTCTCCGGCTACGGCATGCTTCCCACCGCCACCGTGCGCCTGAAGACCCCCAAGGGCGAGGTGACCACCACGGCCATCGGCGATGGGCCGGTAGACGCGGTTTACAAGGCGCTCGCCGAGGCCATCGAGATTCAGCCCGAACTCGAGCTCTACCGCGTGGAGGCGGTCACCGGCACCACCGAGGCGCTGGGCGAGGTCACGGTCAAGCTCAAGCTGGGCGAAGTCATGGCCACCGGCCACGGTATCTCGCCCGACATCATCGAGGCTTCGGCCCGCGCCTACCTCGATGCGGCCAACAAGCTGGTGGCCGGGCAGGCGGCCAAGCACCCGCCGAGCCTGGACGAGGTGCAGACCAAGGGCGTAGAACGCTAG
- a CDS encoding EVE domain-containing protein, which translates to MAYWLLKSEPEVYSIHDLARQKTTVWDGVRNYQARNFLRAMQVGDLAFFYHSNTASPGIAGLCRVIESEVVDPTQFDPRSDYFDPRSRPDHPRWWTVRVEFVQAFANVLGLEVLRAHFSPEELWTLRRGNRLSVMPVGEAVAQRILALAKPWLAY; encoded by the coding sequence ATGGCCTACTGGTTGTTGAAGTCCGAACCCGAGGTATATAGCATCCACGACCTCGCGCGCCAGAAAACCACCGTGTGGGACGGGGTACGCAACTACCAAGCGCGAAACTTTTTGCGTGCGATGCAAGTAGGCGACCTAGCCTTTTTCTATCATTCCAACACCGCCTCTCCGGGAATCGCCGGGCTGTGTAGGGTGATCGAGAGCGAGGTGGTGGACCCCACCCAGTTCGATCCCAGATCCGACTACTTTGACCCCCGAAGCCGCCCTGATCACCCTCGCTGGTGGACGGTGCGGGTGGAGTTCGTGCAGGCTTTTGCCAACGTGCTGGGGCTCGAGGTGTTGCGCGCCCACTTCTCCCCCGAGGAGCTATGGACGCTACGGCGGGGGAACCGCCTCTCGGTGATGCCGGTGGGAGAAGCTGTGGCGCAGAGGATCCTCGCGCTGGCCAAGCCTTGGCTGGCCTATTGA
- a CDS encoding hotdog fold thioesterase, with product MNFHNLPKETLIETLGIRVTEASPDRVVAEMEVTPKVHQPFGFLHGGASVALAETVASIGAYLAAPEGHTSFGLEINANHLRSMQSGKVRAVATPLHQGRTTHVWSIEIRDEQGRLVCVSRCTLAIVPLERQRGNS from the coding sequence CTGAACTTCCACAACCTTCCCAAAGAGACCCTGATCGAGACCCTGGGGATCCGTGTAACCGAAGCCAGCCCCGACCGGGTGGTGGCCGAGATGGAGGTGACCCCCAAGGTGCACCAGCCCTTCGGCTTTTTGCACGGCGGGGCTAGCGTGGCCCTGGCCGAGACCGTAGCCAGCATCGGGGCCTATCTGGCCGCCCCCGAAGGGCACACCTCGTTCGGGCTCGAGATCAACGCCAACCACCTCCGTTCGATGCAGTCCGGCAAGGTGAGGGCGGTGGCCACCCCGTTGCACCAGGGCCGCACCACCCACGTCTGGAGCATCGAGATCCGCGACGAGCAAGGCCGGCTGGTCTGCGTTTCCCGTTGTACGCTGGCCATCGTCCCTTTGGAGCGGCAACGCGGCAATTCCTAG
- the ilvN gene encoding acetolactate synthase small subunit: MRHVVSVLVQDKPGVLQRIAGLIARRGFNIESLAVGRTHQEGLSRISLVVTGDDRVLEQVEKQLNRLIEVIKVTDHSEPHVERELALVKVAVPGMEERLEIKDIAEAFRARIVDVARRSIIFELTGDSSKVQNFIEAMRPYGLMEVMRTGAVALSRGEKTLKVRERKEAV, from the coding sequence ATGCGACACGTGGTTTCCGTTTTGGTCCAGGACAAGCCCGGCGTCCTGCAACGCATCGCGGGCCTGATCGCCCGCCGGGGCTTCAACATCGAGTCGCTGGCGGTGGGGCGCACCCACCAGGAGGGGCTCTCGCGCATCTCGCTGGTGGTGACCGGAGACGACCGGGTGCTCGAGCAGGTCGAGAAGCAGCTCAACCGCCTGATCGAGGTCATCAAGGTCACCGACCACTCCGAGCCCCACGTCGAGCGCGAGCTGGCGCTGGTCAAGGTGGCGGTGCCGGGCATGGAGGAGCGGCTGGAGATCAAGGACATCGCCGAGGCTTTCCGCGCCCGCATCGTGGACGTGGCCCGGAGGTCGATCATCTTCGAGCTCACCGGCGACTCGAGCAAGGTGCAGAACTTCATCGAAGCCATGCGGCCTTACGGGCTGATGGAGGTCATGCGCACCGGGGCGGTGGCCCTTTCGCGGGGCGAGAAGACCTTGAAAGTACGCGAGCGAAAGGAGGCCGTGTAA
- a CDS encoding 2-phosphosulfolactate phosphatase, with protein MRLRVDLSPNPTYPDLAVVVDVFPGSAVSLLLARGAREVWVAPSLRSARLLAEPGDVLLGEQEGIPPEGFHRGLSFRDLESADMRGLRCVVHAPSLARALAFQAPRAVLGHFRNAKALLAAVPRLAREEVALICAAETLGDPQSAGSGEPSQANMLAAGFFAKRLEQALSFTTMQGASLATHLLSLFPDPQEALFGSGEGQRLHRMGRDEDIALASLIGFDRVVPLLQETRLLEASRYGLSKDRIAYAFTALEGSDEA; from the coding sequence GTGCGCCTACGGGTAGATCTGAGCCCTAACCCGACTTACCCCGACCTAGCGGTGGTGGTAGACGTTTTTCCCGGGAGCGCAGTGAGCCTGCTCCTGGCTCGGGGAGCCCGCGAGGTCTGGGTGGCTCCTAGCCTCCGCTCGGCCCGTCTCCTGGCCGAACCCGGCGACGTGTTGCTGGGAGAGCAGGAGGGGATCCCCCCCGAGGGATTCCACCGCGGGCTGAGCTTTAGGGATTTGGAATCGGCCGATATGCGTGGGCTTCGGTGCGTTGTCCACGCCCCTTCCTTGGCCAGAGCGCTGGCTTTCCAGGCCCCGCGGGCTGTCCTGGGACATTTCCGCAACGCCAAGGCCCTGCTCGCCGCGGTTCCCCGGCTGGCCAGGGAGGAAGTGGCCCTCATCTGCGCGGCGGAAACCCTCGGGGACCCCCAATCCGCCGGATCGGGCGAGCCCAGCCAAGCGAACATGCTAGCCGCGGGGTTTTTCGCCAAACGGCTCGAGCAGGCCCTTTCGTTCACCACCATGCAGGGAGCTTCCCTGGCCACCCACCTGCTCTCGCTTTTCCCCGACCCACAAGAAGCCCTGTTCGGGAGTGGGGAGGGCCAGCGCCTGCACCGCATGGGCCGCGACGAGGATATCGCCTTGGCCAGCCTGATCGGCTTCGATCGGGTAGTTCCGCTGTTGCAGGAAACCCGGCTGCTGGAAGCTTCCCGTTACGGACTCTCCAAAGACCGTATCGCCTATGCTTTTACCGCACTGGAGGGCAGCGATGAAGCCTGA
- a CDS encoding WecB/TagA/CpsF family glycosyltransferase yields the protein MKPERISLVGLPLDLVNMSGALEVIEGFLQTSGPTRQVLTLNPEIVVRAQSDPAVRRAILEAELVTADGVGILWAAKRLTGKRLEERVTGADLTVELFKRFGPRLRVFFLGARPGIAQKAAERSRREWGIQVVGTQDGYFQDEAAVLEAIRQSQPDLLLVGMGERQDTFIHRNKANLGAKVAIGVGGVLDVLSGEVRRVPVWAQRLNIEWLLRVGLDRKRWGRFPRLIRFVRLVWAAKKARA from the coding sequence ATGAAGCCTGAGCGGATCAGCCTTGTGGGCCTTCCCCTGGACCTGGTCAACATGAGCGGGGCCCTCGAGGTCATCGAGGGATTTCTGCAAACGTCCGGCCCCACTCGCCAAGTCCTGACGCTCAACCCCGAGATCGTGGTGCGGGCGCAATCCGACCCAGCAGTTCGGCGGGCCATCCTCGAGGCCGAGCTGGTCACTGCGGACGGGGTAGGGATCCTCTGGGCCGCCAAGCGGCTTACGGGAAAGCGGCTGGAGGAGCGGGTCACCGGAGCCGACCTGACGGTCGAACTCTTCAAGCGCTTCGGCCCTCGCCTAAGGGTCTTCTTCCTCGGGGCAAGACCGGGGATCGCGCAAAAAGCCGCCGAACGCTCCCGGCGCGAGTGGGGAATCCAGGTGGTGGGCACCCAAGACGGCTATTTCCAGGACGAAGCCGCCGTGCTCGAGGCCATCCGCCAATCCCAGCCGGACTTGTTGCTGGTAGGGATGGGCGAGCGGCAAGACACCTTCATCCACCGCAACAAAGCGAACCTGGGTGCGAAGGTCGCCATCGGCGTCGGCGGGGTGTTGGACGTGCTCTCCGGCGAGGTCAGGCGGGTGCCCGTGTGGGCACAACGCCTCAACATCGAGTGGTTGCTCAGGGTTGGGCTGGATCGCAAGCGCTGGGGGCGCTTCCCCCGGCTGATCCGCTTCGTGCGGCTGGTATGGGCGGCGAAGAAGGCCCGCGCTTAA